The Anas acuta chromosome Z, bAnaAcu1.1, whole genome shotgun sequence DNA window ttttAAGATTGCAAAACTAATTCGCCATCCATGCTACTGGCCTGGAAGGTGGGATCATGACCTTATGCTGGTGCAGGTATGTACTTACTTCCACGTCACTCAAGCAATATGCATCTCCTATGATGCACCAGTTTCCTCCTTCTTGTGAGGAAGGGAAATCAAGCACAGGAGTGTCTGGTAACTGTTTCTGCAAATCCAGCTGACTGGGGAACTGGGGATGCAATGGGGACGAGGGCACTCAATATTTCCTGCAATGCATGCAAAtactcaaagcagaaaaattctgCAGCTTGGCCTACATATTGCAATTCCTGGCTTTTCCGTGGAATAATAAAGAAGCATGTGaattttattcacagaaagcagcatgcttcaaatgtaaaaaataaattgtctaaAAACCGTAACGTTCTGACTAAAAAAACATTCCATTAAAAATTTCTCAACTCTCATTCTCTTTTTTGCCAGCTTCActtattgctgttattttgctCTAGGCAAACAGGCCCAGATTCCCTCTTCTTAGGTACCTCCCAATGATATGAGtgccagagaaggaaaataaggtCTTTTCAGACATAATGTTTCAGCAGAAGTTGAATGGGTTTTCATAAGACAATATATacccattttctttatttctatattACCTCACTGATTATATAAATCCCCTCACAATCAATTGATGTATCTGAAAGACAGGTTGCAGTAATCATTAATTGCCATAATGGGATAGATCTAACTTTCATGTGTTTCTGTTGGACATAAAAACTATTTGCTATATCTTCCTCAGCTTAATAGAAGAGCAAAACTTAATAAAGCTGTGAAACCCATTCGCCTACCTACCTCAGGTGATGATCCAAAGCCAGGAACTGTTTGTAGAGTAGCAGGATGGGGAAAAGTTACAAATGAATCCAAGGACTTTTCTGATACCCTGAGGGAAGTCAACGTCGCTGTCATCAGCAGAGCAACTTGCAACAGCGCAAAATATTATGAGAACGAGACTACTATAACAGACGGGATGATATGTGCAGGGTCTGAGGAAGGCAAAACGGACTCATGTCGGGTAAGTATCCTTACATATATAATCCCATATACACATAggttatattaaaaataaaataaaatactagcTTCTACAGACATAGGATCTGCCTATGCTCAGCTCAAGAAGGAATGATCCTAGAGTTGAGAATTTATCAGGGCTTTTTCTTCTagtatttaaaatcaaaaattcACCTTCACGGATGTTGTTTTAATCCAGGCAAGGCAGATAGCTGTTCTTTTCTCcattcaaatgttttttgatAGAAAAATCTTTACAAGCCCTTTCTCAAGCAGCTAAATTCAATGGAACACCTTCTCTGACACCAGGGGGTTTTGGAACAGattttgctaaaaaaataaataaataaaatatgactgGATGCCAAGTCAAATGCAAAACTTTGTAAGAACTACcgcattttaaaataattaaatactgaAGTAACAAtactacaaatatatatttatacatatatagcAATTTCTAGACACCTTTAAAGGTGTCTTTAAAGAGGAAAGtgtccatttttttcatttcacattcaTTAAGACCTGCTGTACCTTGACACTGAATTAAATTTATTCCATTTAAATCACACTTGAAAGATCACATTgaattcttttttgttgttgtttttgttttgttttccttttgctaatGAAAAGTGAAAAGCTTATCCtctaagaagaaaacaagaaaaagaaaacaccagcactgtctatgtttttattttcactgtggaGCTGGAGTGAGCTTTATGTAAGGGAAggattttttcacttttataaaTCTGAATAAcaatttttgtcctttcttttgcAGGGGGATTCAGGTGGACCtttaatatgtaaaaatgtGATGAGAGGCATCAcctcttttgggaaaaaaaataagtgtggTGCTATTGGTGCCCCTGGTGTCTACACTCGCCTCACAAAGCAATACATTCAGTGGATAAAGAAAACCATAGGGGGAGACTTATAGACTGGCAAGCAAATTCCTACTTTGTACTTGCATAGCAAAATCTAGTTttgaaatatacttttaaaacagGTTCATCTTACTGGTAATAATGATATTCCCATGCAGCTATTCCCATGCTGAATTTCACTAGCTTGATGTCCTTATAGATGAAATggcatacatttattttcaggacaGATGTCTTTTTAATAGGACCAGGACACAGAACACTCTGGTAGAACAGCATTTGTAGCTTACACTGCCATAGAGTCTATCTATGACTCAGACTTCCAATGTCCTTGTGTTGCATGTTCAAACTGAGCCCTACCTGGATGAGTACATCTGAGCAAGAATCTCATCCAGCCATTTGTGTCCTCACTGCACATTGAGTATATACTGCTCTCTTCTCTATCTTGACTTCTGCAAATAACCCTAAGTGGTAACGAGATGCTAGGTATAACACCAGACACCTGAAAAACTTGTTAGTTATTTGGCAGAAGATCTCCTGATTATATAGGTATAGAGGACTgacaaatttcagaaaattaattttcagcaaCTGTTTAGTTGGACTTCTGACCGCGGGATATAAGAACGATTTCCTAACTTTCATGTATTTGAAACCTCTATACTTCATCCCTTCATGTAATCTGCATTTAATaaagaaacagcaataaaaccTATTGTTTGAAGCTGTCCATTTATGTGGAACACAGTGTCTGTTGCAGTACAGATATTCTGTGCCCATAATGTTTTGGATGTGCACTATgttcaaagaataaaacaagGTCAGCAAAgttatactaaaaaaaaaaaaatcagctgaaaagCCATCTTccctttgttgtttctttaaatGGCAGAAGGTATCTCAGCTGGAGTATTGATATGATAAAGCACTGtttgtaacatttaaaaaaaaaaaaagaatcttacTTTTGTGGTTTCATTACTGCCATTGACAGACATGCAGTGAAATTTCTGCGTGCTTCAACAACCGCTTGTCAAACATCAAACAGACCTACTGTGAAAAATGTTTCCCCCTATTTCTATATTAACAATCTTGGGTATTTACAATGCCATGAACACCATAAGTTTGTTTCATTGGAAATAGGCATTAGCAAAAAGAAAGTGGAGCACTTTCAAAAGGTGGAGCAATCTTgtatgattttaattttaaaaatcagttgctGTTTTCAACATGAATATATACATCACTTATAAACACAACACACAAAGGTAGAGATTAAAACTTTTTAcaggactgcctccacctcATATCTTgttgagaagaaaaagcagttttgtcACAGAGAATAAGAAAGGGTAATAAGGGGGAAAGGTTTAAACTATGGGGATATCTATTGAAATTTCTGATGCTGAacatcttcatcttctttgcTGAAAATGTAGAAGCATTtagtatctctgccttctcgGTGTGTCCcgttaccaggacacccccctcattcagccAGGGATCCACATTATCCCTAGTATTCATTTTACTGTTTATATACTTAGACAAACCCTTTTTActatcctttatctcttttgcaaacTTCATCAATTAgtcttttcctgaaaacagaCCAGGTAACAAGAAGATGATATACATAAAACCTCGTTTCTCTACATACTGCACCTCATACAAGAATATGTGAGGATTAATCACTGTAGTTGTATGAGTTAAATGAGGTCTGGAtttaagaagttattttaaaactgcCTATTAAAATGGCATAAAGTCAGACTTTGTTACCTATTTTTAAGTGATGAATGCAAGAATGGTACCTATGTCACTTGGTGATACCATGTTCAggataacactgaaaaaaagaatgctaAGAGTGCTTGAACTGCTGATAGTTACCAGGGGTGTGCAGGTAGTgaggagaaaactgaaagaaaattaaaagcttgACATGGGTTGCAGTGCATGGACCTGTCACTGTGTCACATAGGTACAGTTTCTCCAAAGGGCTACAGCAGTCTGATAAGCTCTGTTATCTCTAAAACTAGCTCTGCTTCTACTGTCTTCAGAGAAATCACCAACAGCTGGTTTAAATCCAGTGGAGATCCAATGGTCATAGTTAGCAGAGCCTGAAAAGTGATTCAGCTCAGATAAACAGGCCTGTAGCAGCTGATccactgctgtggtttaacccggccagcagctaaacatcacacagccgttcactcaccctcccccctccctctcaaggatgggggagagaaacaagaaaactgaagcctgtgggttgagatagagacagtttattaggacagaaaatataataataataataataataataataataataataataataataataataataataatatgtacaataAAAGTGATGCAtgatgcaattgctcaccatccgctgaccaatgcccagcctaaccctgtgcagtccagccctcctccccgcggctagccacccctatatgtTGTTTAGCATGACCCTATATGGTACAGaactttggccagtttgggtcagctgtcctggctctgtcccctcccagctcttgctgcacccccagcctgcctgttggcaggacagagtgagaagctgaaatgtccttggttTGGTGTAAGcagtgctctgcaacaattaaaacatcggtgtgttatcagcactcttctcagcctaaatccaaaacatagcaccctaccagctactaggaggaaaattaattctatcctCGCAAAAACCAGGACAtatatccaccccttattccatatgaattatgtcatgctcaggttacaccCTTTCCAATACATTCCAGTTGACCATCATTTTCATGTATAGTATACAGAATGTCCACTGAGTTTGCATAGTCCATGACTGACTTCAGGCTCCATCTGTCATCACAGTCTTTCAGGGCAGAAAAGATGGTGTGTGACGTTGGATTGTCACACACTGAAGCCTGTTCTCATTCCATCACGTCACTTTGCTTGTCCAATTCTATCAAAATTCATTAATCTGTATCTGCATGGTTGTTACTGCGATACCATTAACAGGAAATTAACATATAGGaatcatggtagtgatgacataccgtgttatataataattaacataatATAATTCTACTCATGGGCTATTAAATCCATTAAAtcccagtattaaatccccttaAGGTGCACATTGGACCTCCCAGTTCTTTTGCATTGCCCACCAAATGCacccaggtccctgagcaaaagcaatcccaCAAAtggttttgccttttcctgaggcaggagtagcccagactgtcttCCCCAGCATGTTTCTTACATGCACTGCAGGAACcttatccccttctacagtacaTAACAGGTTTGGTTgtgcaggtccagctcggttggcagatcccctagtattgactaaccaggtgaCCTTTACCAAATGCctatcccaatttttgaatgtcccagcacccgttgctttcaatgtagtctttaacagcCCATTGTATCATTCAACTTTCCCACAGGCTGGAACATGATAGGATATGTGATACgcccactcaataccatgctctttggcctGAGggtctataaggttgtttcagaaatgagtcCCATTCTCTGATtcaattctttctggggtgccatgtcgccataggacttgcttttcaaggcccaggatagtgttccgggcggtggcatggggcacaggatatgtttccagccatccagtGGTggcttccaccattgtaagtatgTGGCGCTTGCCGTTGCGGGTgtgagggagtgtgatgtaatcaatctgccaggcctctccgtatttatatttcagccatcgtcctccataccaaagaggctttgaccgtttggcttgcttgattgcagcacatgtttcacagtcatgaataacctgtgctatagtgtccatggtcaggtcTACCCCTCGATTACCATCTGTATGTTGCACCTCTGCCCTGATGGCCcgaggtgtcatgggcccaaCAGGCTATacataattcacctttatgttgCCAGTCCAAGTCCACATGAgccacttcaatcttagcagcctgacCCACCTGCCcattgttctgatgttcttcagtagcccgattcttgggcacatgagcatctacgtggtGTACCTTTACAACCAGGTTCTCCACCCAGGCAGCGATAccttgccacaatgcagcagcccagatgggtttaCCCCTGTGCAGCCAGGTGTTCTGCTTCCATTGTTGTAATCACctccacagggcatttgctaccatccatgaatcagtgtagagatagagaactggccacttTCCTCATTCAGCACtatctaaagccagctgaatggctttcacttctgcaaactgactcgattcaccttctccctcagcagctccctctGTACAAACTTCCACCgcatgggtcgtgtacacttgacttcatctggatctgtgGATGTTTGTCCGAGGTCTGGGTCCTCATAAATCACCTCCAGtatggctaattccctcaggtactagatttccttctccatagtggtccacttgcctggtagacatacaagttcttccttgaagggatacctttccctcacagctgacaGGAgatgcctccagaggctgtgagatcgTGCTCCATctccaattgctttgtcaatgcctgcgAATCTAGCAAGAGATCCCAGCTGCCTGGTTTCCCCGCTCTCTAATTCCACACAACtggctccagtgtcccagcaccagagaggccaggtgacaagctgctcacctatacatTGACTGAAAACTTTTCATATATCTTATAG harbors:
- the LOC137848392 gene encoding granzyme A-like, translating into MGAFFTLSTSAAVILLVIPGGLCVEIIGGDEVKPHSRPFMALIVKEKTKVICGGTLIKPNWVLTAAHCPVENSKDEVVLGAHSIKRKEKEKQVFKIAKLIRHPCYWPGRWDHDLMLVQLNRRAKLNKAVKPIRLPTSGDDPKPGTVCRVAGWGKVTNESKDFSDTLREVNVAVISRATCNSAKYYENETTITDGMICAGSEEGKTDSCRGDSGGPLICKNVMRGITSFGKKNKCGAIGAPGVYTRLTKQYIQWIKKTIGGDL